The following proteins come from a genomic window of Leguminivora glycinivorella isolate SPB_JAAS2020 chromosome 6, LegGlyc_1.1, whole genome shotgun sequence:
- the LOC125226865 gene encoding chitin synthase chs-2-like — protein MAMSSGLKGRRDSDEDSDVYTPLFNDEDFDQRTAQETKGWDLFLEIPVKKESGSMATTEWIDFSVKILKVLAYIAVFSIVLGAAVIAKGTLLFITSQLNKDREIIICNKALALDQQFITVLTLEERISWLWAIFIVFAAPEVGILLRSVRICFFKTVPKPTNMLFIVAFFIEAIYTLGVALFLLLILPELDVVKGAMLMNALCFVPGVLNAITRDRFDPRYPVKIALDVLAVSAQVTSFVVWPLLDGTTVLKLIPVAAIFISLGWWENYINVDMKTSSPTVLYLNSLREGIKKSRYHMQRVLPLAKIVIFMFCTMIYLHVNEDDPVSFFTSVGEAFGERNYTAYEVQVVISDVLEGLLDFEKTGGTTDIPVHWPAALWVALIQVASAYVCFGSAKFACKILIQNFSFTFALSLVGPLTINLLIAFCGLRNADPCAFRHTIPDYLFFEIPPVYFLRDYVGREMAWIWLLWLMSQAWITQHTWQPKCGRLAATDKLFAKPWYSGPLIDQCLLLNRTKDCDVDVDYDELKEEDESVTSSERDAYDAHPSDNITRIYICATMWHETKDEMIEFLKSIFRLDAHQCGKRIERKYFNIMSPDYYELEAHIFMDDAFEVSDHSSEESQVNRFVKCLIDTMDEAASEVHAANIRLRAPKKYPTPYGGRFVWVLPGKNKLICHLKDKAKIRHRKRWSQVMYMYYFLGHRLMDLHIAVERKEKIAENTYLLALDGDIDFQPSAVTLLIDLMKKDKNLGAACGRIHPVGSGFMAWYQMFEYAVGHWLQKATEHMIGCVLCSPGCFSLFRGKALMDDNVMKKYTLTSHEARHYVQYDQGEDRWLCTLLLQRGYRVEYSAASDAYTHCPESFGEFYNQRRRWVPSTMANILDLLGDAKQTVKSNDNISTLYIAYQMLLMVGTILGPGTIFLMMIGAMNAITGISNVNALIWNFIPVVLFITVCMTCKSETQLMLASAITCIYAMLMMMVIVGIALQMVEDGWLAPSSIFTIITFGIFFITAALHPQEIICLLYLVVYYITIPSMYMLLIIYSLCNLNNVSWGTREVAQKKTLKEIEQEKKEAEEAQKKMDTQSVRKMFGHSDDETGSMEMSVAGLFKCMCCTNPKDHKEDLHLLKISNELEKIGKKLDTLGAVTEASEAPRRRSTLHLRETHLLDDFEEEDDVSADTPREERDDLINPYWVEDPDVKKGEVDFLSTAENQFWKDLIDTYLRPIDENKEEQARIAKDLKDLRDKMVFAFVMLNALFVVVIFLLQLNQDQLHFQWPFGQKVDIAYDDESNLVLIENEYLMLEPIGSLFLIFFGSVMLIQFTAMLFHRMGTLTHLLSTVKLNWYCTQAPTNSTQQDVLETQVFDIIKELLNNKKITDDPVADDGIDATHVSRRKTIQNLERRRTVKPNEVNLEANFEKRLSSVIQNPKSEILARLPSLGGTEAARRLTLRALQARRDSVIQERRKSQGQLGQTIPLRQDLGRPSTSGAYVNKSYEPAFDSDDESPRLPRRSTVRFREPTDLM, from the exons ATGGCGATGTCCTCCGGTCTGAAAGGACGGAGAGACAGTGATGAAGATTCTGACGTGTACACGCCGCTCTTCAACGACGAGGACTTTGA CCAGCGAACCGCACAAGAAACGAAAGGATGGGACCTGTTCCTCGAAATCCCCGTGAAGAAGGAGAGTGGCTCCATGGCCACGACAGAATGGATAGATTTCAGTGTGAAGATTCTCAAAGTATTGGCATATATCGCCGTGTTCTCTATTGTTCTCGGGGCGGCGGTTATAGCTAAAGGCACGCTGCTTTTCATTACGTCGCAATTGAATAAAGATCGAGAGATCATCATTTGTAATAAGGCGTTGG CATTGGACCAACAGTTTATCACAGTTTTGACCTTAGAAGAACGGATATCATGGCTGTGGGCTATTTTCATCGTATTTGCCGCCCCAGAAGTTGGAATCTTACTGAGGTCCGTCAGGATTTGTTTTTTCAAAACTGTCCCTAAACCGACTAACATGCTTTTTATTGTG GCATTCTTCATAGAAGCCATTTACACTTTGGGCGTTGCTCTTTTTCTTCTTCTAATTCTACCAGAGTTAGATGTAGTTAAAGGTGCCATGCTTATGAATGCCCTATGCTTCGTGCCTGGAGTCCTTAATGCCATCACCAGAGATCGTTTCGACCCTCGGTACCCCGTGAAGATAGCTCTGGACGTGTTGGCTGTGTCGGCGCAAGTAACGTCATTCGTTGTGTGGCCTCTCTTGGATGGGACGACTGTTCTGAAGTTGATTCCTGTTGCCGccatttttatatcgcttggaTGGTGGGAGAACTATATCAATGTCGACATGAAAACTTCTT CGCCAACCGTCCTATACCTAAATAGTCTACGGGAGGGCATCAAGAAATCGCGTTACCACATGCAAAGGGTTCTTCCATTGGCGAAGATCGTTATATTCATGTTTTGTACCATGATATACTTACATGTCAATGAAGACGATCCTGTGTCGTTCTTTACGTCCGTAGGCGAAGCGTTTGGAGAACGAAATTATACAGCGTACGAG GTCCAAGTAGTAATAAGCGACGTCCTAGAAGGCTTATTGGACTTTGAAAAGACAGGCGGCACAACGGACATACCAGTTCACTGGCCAGCCGCACTCTGGGTCGCTCTCATACAAGTGGCAAGCGCTTACGTTTGCTTCGGCAGCGCTAAGTTCGCCTGCAAGATCCTCATACAAAACTTCAGCTTCACATTTGCTTTGAGTCTTGTTGGTCCGTTGACTATAAATCTGTTGATTGCGTTCTGCGGACTTAGGAATGCCGACCCTTGTGCTTTCCGACATACGATACCGGACTATCTGTTCTTCGAAATACCTCCAG TATATTTCCTAAGAGACTACGTGGGCCGCGAAATGGCCTGGATATGGCTATTATGGCTCATGTCTCAAGCATGGATCACTCAGCACACCTGGCAACCGAAATGCGGCCGTCTCGCTGCCACCGATAAGTTGTTCGCCAAACCGTGGTACAGCGGGCCGCTTATAGACCAATGTCTGTTGTTGAACAGGACGAAAGATTGCGACGTTGACGTGGACTATGAC GAATTAAAAGAGGAAGATGAGTCAGTGACAAGCTCCGAACGAGATGCGTATGACGCCCATCCATCAGATAATATTACGAG AATATACATTTGTGCGACCATGTGGCATGAAACAAAAGACGAAATGATTGAGTTCTTAAAGTCCATCTTCCGCTTAGATGCGCACCAGTGTGGGAAACGCATAGAAAGGAAATACTTCAATATCATGTCACCAGATTATTATGAGCTTGAGG CACACATATTCATGGACGACGCCTTCGAAGTATCAGACCACAGCAGCGAAGAATCCCAAGTGAACCGTTTCGTCAAATGCCTTATAGACACCATGGACGAAGCAGCCTCAGAGGTCCACGCAGCCAACATCAGACTCAGGGCACCCAAGAAGTACCCCACCCCTTACGGAGGCAGATTCGTATGGGTACTACCCGGGAAAAACAAGCTGATTTGCCACCTCAAGGATAAAGCGAAGATAAGACACAGAAAACGGTGGTCTCAAGTCATGTACATGTACTATTTCCTAGGTCACCGCTTGATGGACTTACATATTGCAGTTGAACGTAAAGAGAAAATCGCTGAGAACACATATCTTTTGGCTCTTGATGGTGATATTGATTTCCAACCTTCGGCGGTGACTTTGCTGATAGATTTGATGAAGAAGGATAAGAATTTGGGAGCGGCTTGTGGACGTATTCATCCGGTTGGATCAG GTTTCATGGCATGGTACCAAATGTTCGAGTACGCCGTCGGCCATTGGCTGCAGAAGGCGACGGAACACATGATCGGCTGCGTACTCTGTAGCCCTGGCTGCTTCTCACTCTTCAGAGGCAAGGCTCTCATGGACGACAACGTTATGAAGAAGTATACGCTCACGTCGCACGAGGCGAGGCATTATGTACAATACGATCAAG gtGAAGATCGATGGCTTTGCACCCTCCTTCTACAGCGCGGGTACCGAGTCGAATATTCAGCCGCGTCCGATGCCTACACGCACTGTCCGGAGTCATTCGGAGAATTCTACAACCAACGGCGACGCTGGGTACCATCCACTATGGCCAACATTCTTGATCTACTTGGCGATGCCAAGCAAACCGTCAAATCTAATGATAATATTTCGACACTGTATATTGCTTATCAG atgTTATTGATGGTGGGTACGATCCTGGGCCCGGGCACTATCTTCCTCATGATGATTGGCGCTATGAATGCCATCACTGGGATCAGCAATGTCAACGCGCTCATATGGAACTTCATACCCGTCGTGCTGTTTATTACTGTCTGCATGACTTGCAAGTCTGAAACACAG CTAATGCTTGCATCGGCCATAACATGTATATACGCCATGTTAATGATGATGGTCATAGTCGGAATAGCTCTCCAAATGGTCGAGGACGGTTGGCTAGCTCCTTCTAGTATCTTCACCATAATAACATTCGGCATTTTCTTCATAACGGCCGCGCTGCACCCTCAAGAGATCATATGTTTGTTGTATCTGGTcgtgtattatatcacgattccGAGCATGTACATGTTGCTGATTATATACTCCTTGTGCAATTTGAATAACGTGTCGTGGGGTACTCGAGAGGTTGCGCAGAAGAAAACTTTAAAA GAAATCGAGCAAGAGAAAAAAGAAGCAGAAGAAGCCCAAAAGAAAATGGACACACAGAGCGTTAGAAAAATGTTCGGTCACTCAGACGACGAAACGGGTTCCATGGAGATGAGCGTCGCCGGCTTATTCAAGTGCATGTGCTGCACTAACCCGAAGGACCATAAGGAGGACTTGCATTTGCTGAAAATCTCGAATGAGCTGGAGAAGATTGGGAAGAAATTGGACACTct CGGCGCCGTTACCGAAGCATCCGAAGCCCCGAGGCGGCGGTCCACCTTGCATTTGCGGGAGACACATTTATTGGATGATTTTGAAGAAGAGGATGACGTTTCTGCTGACACACCCAGg GAAGAGAGAGACGACCTGATCAACCCCTACTGGGTGGAGGACCCTGACGTGAAGAAGGGAGAGGTGGACTTCTTGAGTACTGCTGAGAACCAGTTCTGGAAGGACTTGATCGACACCTACTTGAGACCTATTGATGAAAATAAAGAAGAACAG GCTCGTATCGCAAAAGATTTGAAAGACCTCCGCGACAAGATGGTGTTTGCGTTCGTGATGCTGAACGCGCTGTTCGTAGTCGTCATCTTCCTGCTGCAACTCAACCAGGATCAGTTGCACTTCCAGTGGCCTTTCGGACAGAAAGTCGACATTGCGTATGACGACGAATCTAATTTA GTACTAATCGAAAACGAGTACTTGATGTTGGAGCCGATCGGGTCGTTGTTCCTGATATTCTTCGGTTCCGTGATGCTGATCCAGTTCACCGCCATGCTTTTCCACCGGATGGGCACTCTAACGCATCTCTTGTCCACGGTCAAGCTGAATTGGTACTGCACTCAGGCG CCCACCAATTCAACCCAGCAAGACGTCCTAGAGACCCAAGTGTTCGACATAATCAAAGAGTTGCTCAACAATAAGAAGATAACAGACGACCCAGTAGCAGACGACGGTATCGACGCGACGCATGTGTCGAGACGGAAGACTATTCAGAATCTGGAGCGGCGGCGGACGGTGAAGCCGAATGAAGTTAATCTGGAAGCTAACTTTGAGAAAAGGCTATCGTCTGTCATTCAGAATCCTA AATCTGAGATCCTCGCCCGGCTACCATCGCTGGGCGGCACAGAGGCCGCGCGGCGACTCACTCTTCGTGCGCTGCAGGCGCGTCGAGACTCCGTGATCCAAGAACGACGCAAATCACAAGGCCAGCTCGGTCAAACCATCCCG CTCCGCCAAGATCTAGGCCGGCCGTCCACCTCAGGCGCATACGTGAACAAGAGCTACGAGCCAGCCTTCGACAGCGATGATGAGTCGCCGCGCCTGCCGCGACGCAGCACTGTGAGATTTAGAGAACCGACAGATTTGATGTAA